The sequence CACCCAAAGATGTATAAATAGTCGTAACTGCCACTTGCACAATCACAGCTGGCAGTCCGTTCAACCCGGTAAGCGCATTGACAATCTGCTGCAACGCAGACAATTCGGCAACCATGTAAAGGAAGAGCGTAATCAAGCTAAATCCCAATTAGAATTAAATAATACTCGCGAAATGAAATACAACTCACGTCAGAAGACTCAAATATATCGCAGTAACGACTCCGTATCTCTCTCTGGTCCACTCTGTCAAAACGAAGCCTTCTGGGCATTTCTTTCGAATAATCGGTCCCAAATATCCAAACACCAAAAGTGGTAGGGAGGAAGACAAGCCATAAACGACTAAACCTTGTACGCCAGCAATCGTTGCGATTTCGGGATACGTGAAAAGAATACCGGATCCGAGACCTACGCACAGTAAATTCGCAGGGGCCCTGTAATCAGCATATTCCATTCTCTAGGTTTAAGCAACAACAAAGCCAACGGGGGAGGGGAGAAGCGGCAGCACGTTTCCCACGCAAGCATTAACTTGGTCGAGTGTTCAACGGTACAATCTCAGCATCATGCCCGCACTCACATGGTGATCTCTCCGGAATAAAAGGCCAGGAGCGAAAAGCATTCCGGAGTTGGATCATCCAATAGCGAAGTGCCACAATTAGCGCCCGTAGTGTTGCCGCAGCAGACGCCGCTCTGAAGTTGTCAACAAGGTAGAGTGATGAGTGTCACACCGGGCTGTGAAACTCGGAACTCATCGTCATGACCCTTGAGAACAAGCCTTCATAGCAGCATATGCTGAAGTGAACTCTCTGATACGAACCTGTTCTATGCTGCGCCAACCATTCAAATCATGCTTTCTAGGTCCTGGTTCTCGCAAAGGGTCATGTGCTGTATCCGAGTCCCGTACGGAATTTCGCAGGAATGAAACTTCTCGGTGATATGTTGTAATCGCATCCATTCGACTCTACGCGGCTGCCGCTTCTCACTCGGGAGAAGAAAGAATTGGCCCCATAGCCCATGCATTCAACAACTCACCCGAAGCGATGAAGTTCAAAGCAAGAGGTAGAGCTAATCAATTCCCGTCGGCAACAAGAGCCGCACGATATGCATTAGTCAATCCACAATCGATATACAAAGAGGGTTGTAAGGGAATTTCAAAGGTAGTTGAGCAAGCTATTCTTAAATTCTAACCCTTTTGCGTCCCGTTACTGGCCAAGAATTGGCCTTTTGTCTGCTTACGTAGCAGATAGGCGATGTAGAGCCCGGCGATTCTGGGGATAAACGTTAGCTTGGTGACCTCGCAGCAGCCTTAAAAGGATCGTACAGGAAAGCTCCATAGGTCAAGTATATCAAGGCATTCGATGCCGGGAAGGAGGGTTGGCCCATCTCTGTAGTTGAGAGTATTACGTTCTTCAGTTCTTCAGTGGCCAAGCAGTCAAGCAGGGGTGTTGATATCCTGAATGGTCCGCTGGATGCCCGAATGGAGCGAGGGTGTAAGCGGCGGAAAGTCAAGCTATTTATGTCACCCACAACCAAagttatttttctttttccgcTGTCACGATGTGACTGATTGCGGAGaatcttattttattttttttttttgctttttagTCCTGCACCGCATCCACCCGCCCACGCTCTAGCCAGCTGCTAACGAGTGACTTACCAGGCAAAAAGGTGCAAGTAAGCTTTTGCAGGTGAGAAGAGTCCATCACGCAAGACACCACCCACTCGTCCGTGTGGGTGATTTCGTATCCGAATGTTGTGGTGGATAAGCTTTGTAGTCAATCGTCCAATGGTTATGCTGCATTGGCCAGATCGTGCGGGTGAAGAAGAGCGTGGGAGTGGATCTCCAAGCCAAGCAGTTATCAATCGATCCCGTTCATCTTGAGTCGCGGGAGTTCGCAAACTAAGTTTCTCGGCACGAGCCACCATCAGATCCAAAGGATAAAGCAGAGAAGTTGAGATACATTCATGGGTGTCAAAGGTTGGAATTTTCAACTCAAAATACCCTAGCATTCTTCTAATAACTGGCTAATGCTCAGCTTTAAGAACGGTGGCATTATGTCCATCAGCTCGAGCCCACCTGAGGAAACTAAAAAAGAGATCAATGCCCGCCGCAACGACGGTTCAACAAAAAAGaattaaaaacaaaaaaaataaaaataaaaataaataaatattaaCTAATACAAAAATGAAAATGCTAATCCAGAGTTTAGTTATCTTCCTAGTCAAAAGGATGAAATCCCCAATCATGATATGCCTGAAATGGTGTATCTGAAACATTCCAAGGAGGCAAGTACAGGCATAACTGATGCTCGTTTAATCATCATCAAAAATTTGAAACGTATTTTGCAAGACAGTCTCGATTACTCGTGCTTGCCACCCCGAATCGGCAATGTTGTGACCAGCGTTGGAGCCCATAAGCGTTAGACTGTGGTTGATCGGTCAGCGCCACGGAATACCGGATGTGACTCCACCCCAAGCACTTTGACACTTACCCAAAGCTGATAGCAATGTTCCCTGCATTCATTCTGTTCTCAGAAGCCCGCTCTTGCACATGGTTAAGGTGCTAATCAAAGATCTACTGTTAGCGAAAAGGCGTCTCATTCGTTTGGGACAGGGAGTGGTGCATACCAAAATCAATGCCCGTAGGGTCGCATAATTGGGATCCGGGAGACTGTTGATTAGTGCATGCAAAGTATCCCGACGTTGGACGTCGTCGTCTTTGCCTAGTACAACTTTAGCACAGAGCCGTATCGGGCGAGAAGCCACGGGACTTACGGGCAGCATTGATAAAATCTTGGTAGCGTTCGTTCGTAAAAAGGGGGTCAGGCAATTCTCTGAAAAATTGCTTCAAGAGACCAGCTACGCTGTTGACATCGTGGTGAAAGTTCTCGGGGTTTGTAAAATCAACCTTACTCGAGTCTGCGGGTTTGGTAAGCTTGTGAGATATGTGGGTTTAGCAAACATCAAATGTGGCGTACGTACCATTATCAAACAGGGCCTTCATCCGCTGGATATGCAGCGTATTCCCTGATAGTCGGTAGATCCCTTCCACATTCAGGCCGAACAACTCAACTGCTTGAATGCACTGGTAAACAATCATGGGGATTGCGGTACCGTCTCTTAGGAACAGATCCTCCAAACTGACGCCAAAAACTGGGTTTAATGGGGGGAGATCCGGGTGATGGCCCGCATTACTAGGAGGGGCGGCACGGTCAAGGCTAAATGACGGACGGGTATGCGCAGGTGAGTAGGGCTGGTGAGGTGGAGCTGAGGTTGGATAGGGTGGCTGAGGATGATGTTGCACTGGTGGCTGCGTGAGAAATATTTCTTGGTGTGGGTGTTGAAAAGATGGTGGAGCGTGCTGGGGCTGCGGAGCATGTTGGACCTGGgcgggaggaggagggggatgATGAGGGGTCATTTGCGCGAAAGCCTGTGCCGCAGTCTGGGGAGGAGGCGTTTGAGCAGTATTTATACTCAGAGATTGTCTCTTTGGATGCGCACTGGCATTCTGGGACTGAGGGGTGATAAGGGTCTTAAAGCTATTAGTTCCTGGATTTTCTAATAGAAATCGGATCAGATATCCACTTACTGGGTGACGCTCATATCTGATTGTCGTAGCATTAGAGCTGACCTTGGAGGAATGGCTCAAAATATAATCCTTGAAGTCCCGTTCGTTGTCAACCTGGCGGGCGGCGTCTCGGAGGCTCTTTGGTGCGGCTGTATTTCCATTGACCTCATTTTTCAACGGGCTTACTGACAAACCACTTCCAAGCAAAAGTCTCTCGCTGAATGCGGCTGTGGTGGAAATCAATTAGCTTAATTAGCATACATCTATTATTGGAGGCATAGCCGTACCGAATTTCTGAATCTGGAGCGTTAGCGCTGAATCGCACTCGTTGATCAAGTCCTGGAGAGCGCGTGTCGCCTGCGGTCTGAGAGTCGCAACAAGCTCCTGTTTCTGCGTCTGCGCGGCCTGCACCTTATTTGCATAATCTGCATCTGCATTCTGGACTTTGCGGAGCAGATCCTCTTCGTATTGCGCAGCGGATTTCGGCCCTTTCAAGCCAAACTTTCCAGGCTGGCGATCACCGGTTCTGGCACGGTCATATTGTTCCGCAAGGCTGTCATATTTGACCTTCGCCTTTTCGGCGGCAGCCTCTGCGTCTTGCACTCTCTTCTCCGCATTCAAGCCATTCTGTTTCCAATGCTTTCGACCTCGTTCCATGTTCGCGGCTAACTCATTCAAGTCCTCAGACATTTGCTGAAGGGATACGGCGAATTGGAGTCCATGATCAGCCATGCGGTCATGTATTCTGTTCATCTCATCGTAACTCTGAGCAAAGCTCCCCTGTCTATTTTCCGATCGCATCGACGAATCG is a genomic window of Coccidioides posadasii str. Silveira chromosome 3, complete sequence containing:
- a CDS encoding uncharacterized protein (EggNog:ENOG4113D5J~COG:T~BUSCO:6033at33183) yields the protein MAEPTVNEASELTSPHQSLEMPAPPSPPDNEAEAPQAVSANQEEKEKLDRVILSDIGVVTLLNRLKQSISSAREFASFLRKRSSLEEDHAQGLKKLSRALHDSSMRSENRQGSFAQSYDEMNRIHDRMADHGLQFAVSLQQMSEDLNELAANMERGRKHWKQNGLNAEKRVQDAEAAAEKAKVKYDSLAEQYDRARTGDRQPGKFGLKGPKSAAQYEEDLLRKVQNADADYANKVQAAQTQKQELVATLRPQATRALQDLINECDSALTLQIQKFAAFSERLLLGSGLSVSPLKNEVNGNTAAPKSLRDAARQVDNERDFKDYILSHSSKVSSNATTIRYERHPTLITPQSQNASAHPKRQSLSINTAQTPPPQTAAQAFAQMTPHHPPPPPAQVQHAPQPQHAPPSFQHPHQEIFLTQPPVQHHPQPPYPTSAPPHQPYSPAHTRPSFSLDRAAPPSNAGHHPDLPPLNPVFGVSLEDLFLRDGTAIPMIVYQCIQAVELFGLNVEGIYRLSGNTLHIQRMKALFDNDSSKVDFTNPENFHHDVNSVAGLLKQFFRELPDPLFTNERYQDFINAARKDDDVQRRDTLHALINSLPDPNYATLRALILHLNHVQERASENRMNAGNIAISFGLTLMGSNAGHNIADSGWQARVIETVLQNTFQIFDDD